Proteins encoded within one genomic window of Patescibacteria group bacterium:
- the secE gene encoding preprotein translocase subunit SecE → MVSPIQYLKDVYQEVQRVVWPAPKTVLAHTGIVALSMIGLIALVSAIDYLFISIIKAILFKGQL, encoded by the coding sequence ATGGTTTCGCCGATTCAATATTTAAAAGATGTTTATCAAGAGGTTCAACGAGTTGTTTGGCCTGCACCAAAAACGGTTTTGGCGCACACCGGCATCGTCGCTCTCTCGATGATTGGATTAATTGCCTTGGTTTCGGCAATCGATTATCTGTTTATTTCAATAATTAAAGCAATTTTGTTTAAGGGGCAACTATGA
- the rplK gene encoding 50S ribosomal protein L11: MAKKIKQQIKIQLPAGKATPAPPVGPVLGGTGINMMEFLTKFNEQTREKGNAVIPVELTIYEDRSFSFITKEPPVAYLIKQALKVDKGSASQRKEKIGKLTKDQVRQIAEQKLSDLSAATVEAGMNTVAGTARSMGVDVEK; the protein is encoded by the coding sequence ATGGCAAAAAAGATTAAACAACAAATTAAGATCCAGCTTCCGGCTGGTAAAGCGACTCCAGCCCCACCGGTTGGCCCAGTTTTGGGTGGTACCGGTATTAATATGATGGAATTTTTGACCAAGTTTAACGAACAAACTCGGGAAAAAGGTAACGCTGTTATTCCGGTAGAGTTGACTATTTACGAGGATCGGTCATTTTCATTCATCACCAAAGAGCCGCCAGTTGCGTACTTAATCAAACAGGCATTAAAAGTGGACAAAGGTTCGGCCAGTCAGCGTAAAGAAAAAATTGGCAAACTAACCAAAGATCAAGTTCGTCAAATTGCCGAGCAAAAACTTTCCGATTTATCCGCAGCCACTGTTGAAGCAGGTATGAACACCGTGGCCGGCACCGCCCGTTCGATGGGTGTTGACGTCGAAAAATAA
- the rplU gene encoding 50S ribosomal protein L21 gives MPVLVKVKGKQFWVDKGDTITVDRFLDEINAKIELPAVLSVVEKSKTTLTPKVTVSAVVMAHTQGTKIRVFKHHAKKRYRKTQGHRQQQTILKIEQIETK, from the coding sequence GTGCCAGTATTAGTTAAGGTCAAAGGAAAACAATTTTGGGTTGATAAAGGCGATACAATTACCGTGGATCGCTTTTTAGACGAAATAAATGCTAAAATTGAATTGCCGGCCGTGCTGTCTGTCGTTGAAAAATCAAAGACCACATTAACCCCAAAGGTTACAGTATCAGCGGTGGTAATGGCGCACACACAGGGAACTAAAATTCGCGTATTTAAACATCACGCCAAAAAAAGATATCGAAAAACCCAAGGGCATCGTCAGCAACAAACTATCCTAAAAATTGAGCAAATTGAGACAAAATAA
- the rodA gene encoding rod shape-determining protein RodA — MFSKLKSVDLLLFLFPIMLWIIGCVVLWSLTFASTDIGTHNLAIKQVEFGVIGIISMIILSLVDYRSLRSNVIIICVVTVALLIAVELVGKTSLGATRWLDLKFFQLQPSELAKMALIITLSAFLSPRLDNPNFKTLFAALFILIVPLGLVITQPDLGTAMILVAIFLGLIFMLKLRRAHYAVILISILLVLTASVLAFYRVAPFSNLLHDYQRNRVETFLNPESDPLGKGYNVRQAVIAIGNGGLWGKGLGQEVGHLSQLNFLPKAYTDFIFAATAESVGFVGAALVLFVYAGIFWRIIIAAVTAKDNFANLICFGFSLMLLFSVLVNVGMNLGIMPVTGIPLPFISAGGTALIVNFMLLGIIQSIIIRRKAIKFD, encoded by the coding sequence ATGTTTTCAAAACTGAAATCGGTAGATTTACTATTATTTTTATTTCCGATAATGCTTTGGATTATCGGGTGTGTGGTGCTGTGGTCGCTTACTTTTGCTAGCACCGATATTGGTACTCACAATTTAGCCATTAAACAAGTTGAATTTGGAGTTATTGGCATAATATCGATGATAATTTTGTCATTGGTAGATTACCGGTCGCTTCGGTCTAATGTGATAATAATTTGTGTAGTCACAGTTGCTTTGCTGATTGCGGTGGAATTAGTTGGGAAGACTAGTCTGGGTGCTACCAGATGGCTAGATCTTAAATTTTTTCAACTGCAACCGTCTGAATTAGCCAAAATGGCTTTAATTATCACATTATCCGCCTTTTTATCTCCAAGATTAGACAATCCAAATTTTAAAACTTTATTTGCTGCATTGTTTATTTTGATCGTGCCACTTGGCCTTGTGATCACTCAGCCAGATTTGGGCACGGCGATGATATTGGTAGCAATCTTTTTAGGCCTAATATTTATGCTTAAATTGCGCCGTGCCCACTACGCGGTGATATTGATATCAATTTTATTGGTCCTGACCGCTTCGGTGCTAGCGTTTTATCGCGTTGCTCCATTTTCAAATTTACTTCATGATTATCAACGTAATCGAGTAGAAACGTTTCTTAACCCCGAAAGTGATCCGCTAGGGAAGGGATACAACGTGCGACAGGCGGTTATTGCAATCGGAAATGGCGGATTGTGGGGCAAAGGCCTTGGCCAAGAGGTTGGCCACCTTTCCCAATTAAACTTTTTGCCAAAGGCCTACACAGATTTTATTTTTGCTGCTACTGCAGAATCGGTTGGTTTTGTTGGTGCGGCGTTGGTGCTGTTTGTTTACGCCGGGATCTTTTGGCGAATAATTATTGCTGCGGTTACCGCAAAAGACAACTTTGCCAACTTAATTTGCTTTGGTTTCTCACTAATGTTGTTATTTTCGGTGTTGGTTAACGTGGGGATGAATTTAGGGATAATGCCAGTAACCGGAATTCCACTGCCGTTTATTAGCGCCGGCGGCACGGCGTTAATAGTAAACTTTATGCTGCTGGGAATAATCCAGAGTATTATTATCCGCCGAAAAGCCATTAAATTTGACTAA
- the nusG gene encoding transcription termination/antitermination protein NusG codes for MNAKKTPATKNVEVQAEVVEESNAEVTFSSTSPVENCHWYVIHTYSGYEEQVAQNLRQRIQTMNMEEKIFNVLVPKEKQIEIKNGKRKTVENRIFPGYVMVQMVVTEDSWYVVRNTPNVTGFIGFGIHPTPISEEEVERIKKRMGIEEPKYQIDFDVDDLVRITDGALKNFEAKVIDVDRTKGKIKVSVNMFGRETPVTLDSLQVKKM; via the coding sequence ATGAACGCCAAAAAAACACCCGCTACAAAAAATGTCGAAGTTCAGGCCGAAGTGGTAGAAGAATCAAACGCAGAGGTTACTTTCTCTTCAACTAGCCCGGTAGAAAACTGCCATTGGTATGTTATTCACACCTATTCCGGTTATGAAGAGCAAGTGGCACAGAACTTGCGACAACGTATTCAAACCATGAATATGGAAGAAAAAATTTTTAACGTGCTAGTGCCAAAAGAAAAACAGATTGAAATCAAAAATGGTAAGCGCAAAACCGTTGAAAACCGCATTTTCCCCGGTTATGTGATGGTGCAAATGGTGGTGACGGAAGATAGTTGGTACGTTGTACGTAACACACCTAACGTAACCGGATTTATTGGATTTGGCATTCATCCAACCCCAATTTCAGAAGAAGAAGTAGAACGCATTAAAAAACGAATGGGTATTGAAGAGCCAAAATATCAAATTGACTTTGATGTTGATGATTTGGTCCGTATTACAGATGGCGCGTTGAAGAACTTTGAAGCCAAAGTAATAGATGTTGATCGAACCAAAGGTAAAATTAAAGTTTCAGTAAATATGTTTGGCCGTGAAACCCCGGTAACTCTTGATTCACTTCAAGTTAAGAAGATGTAA
- the ileS gene encoding isoleucine--tRNA ligase, whose amino-acid sequence MFKSVDPKVSFPSLEEEILKYWDTEKIFEKVQAKNKDGKPYVFFEGPPTANAKPGIHHVESRVFKDLFPRYKSMQGRFVDRKAGWDTQGLPVELQVEKKLGLKNKKEIEAFGIAKFNAECQKDVWTFMQDWEKLTKRIGFWLDLNHPYITYTNEYIESVWAVIKAASEQTDGLGQPLLYQGYKVVPYCTRCGTALSSHEVAQGYKLVNENSVFIKFKLTEKLQGKAAFVIGWTTTPWTLPGNVALAVGQDIDYAVIDVANDERYVIGTDVWGDVQKRAAMGIDGAKLVSTIKGKELVGLSYQPLFSGAVKSNQNAFKIYSADFVNTSEGTGIVHTAVMYGEDDYNLGVQEKLPTEHTVGEDGRFLSHLGELSGMYVKSHDTENIILDHLKRNDNLMAEMPYSHDYPFCWRCDTALLYYARSSWFIRMSALKDKLVKNGETINWEPKTIKTGRMLEWLENIKDWAISRERYWGTPLPIWICPENHLTVIGSLKELSDFGGKAPDDLHRPEIDSVKFACPTCGQLATRVLEVADVWLDSGSMPFAQWGYPHLPGSQELVKNHFPADYISEAIDQTRGWFYTLLAVSTLLGFEAPYKNVICLGHLLDEHGKKMSKSKGNIVDPMLLLDKYGADAIRLYFYSVNPPGEPKLFAEKDLQTVQRRTLMILWNIYSYFVTYANESKWAKKNTTKPSDNVLDIWIKSRLNQLVLVVTKSLDKYDVLTASREIIDFVDDLSTWYLRRSRNRTNELNSETDKNHFFDTMFDVLVTLSKVIAPFTPFIAEKIHTDLIGESVHLQQWPNSETVDEKIIQSMKTVRQIVSVGLEARMAAGVKVRQKLGKAYVQLKSDVLVDSDFTSLITDELNIDNIEFVTTAVSDKNLIQSGSNAIKLWLDATITLELEKDGMIRELVRSIQDWRKTNALTVSDTINVLWNSSDEIIQSMMSDHQYLDMVQKSTRSTVKHQPNLGDQFIQVDLNGRKIDLQFKK is encoded by the coding sequence ATGTTTAAATCGGTTGATCCCAAAGTTAGTTTTCCGTCTCTTGAGGAAGAGATTCTAAAATATTGGGATACGGAAAAGATTTTTGAAAAGGTTCAGGCAAAAAACAAAGACGGTAAACCGTACGTCTTTTTTGAAGGTCCGCCAACTGCCAATGCCAAACCGGGTATCCATCACGTTGAATCACGGGTGTTTAAGGATTTGTTCCCGCGTTATAAATCGATGCAGGGGAGATTTGTTGACAGGAAAGCCGGTTGGGATACTCAAGGGTTGCCGGTTGAGTTGCAGGTGGAAAAAAAGCTTGGGCTAAAAAATAAAAAAGAAATTGAAGCGTTTGGTATCGCCAAATTTAATGCCGAATGTCAAAAAGACGTTTGGACCTTTATGCAGGATTGGGAAAAACTAACCAAACGAATTGGCTTTTGGCTCGATCTTAATCACCCTTACATTACTTACACTAACGAGTATATTGAATCGGTTTGGGCGGTCATAAAAGCGGCGTCAGAGCAAACCGACGGGCTTGGCCAGCCGTTATTGTATCAAGGATACAAGGTGGTGCCGTATTGTACTCGTTGTGGAACAGCGTTATCTAGTCACGAAGTGGCGCAGGGCTACAAACTGGTGAACGAAAACTCAGTATTTATTAAATTTAAGCTTACTGAAAAATTACAAGGCAAAGCAGCCTTTGTGATAGGCTGGACCACCACTCCATGGACGTTGCCCGGGAACGTTGCCTTAGCGGTCGGTCAAGATATCGACTACGCAGTAATTGACGTGGCTAATGACGAGCGTTATGTAATTGGCACAGACGTGTGGGGTGATGTCCAAAAACGCGCAGCGATGGGTATTGATGGCGCAAAATTGGTTTCTACTATAAAAGGAAAAGAACTGGTTGGGCTATCTTATCAACCGTTGTTTTCAGGTGCGGTTAAATCAAATCAAAACGCATTCAAAATATATTCAGCCGATTTTGTGAACACCTCAGAAGGTACCGGCATCGTACACACCGCAGTAATGTACGGAGAAGATGACTATAATTTAGGGGTTCAAGAAAAGTTACCTACCGAGCACACGGTTGGGGAAGATGGGCGATTTTTATCACATTTAGGCGAACTTTCGGGTATGTACGTTAAATCTCACGACACCGAAAATATAATCTTAGATCATCTTAAGCGCAATGATAATTTGATGGCAGAAATGCCGTATTCGCACGATTACCCGTTTTGTTGGCGTTGCGACACGGCGTTGCTCTACTACGCCAGGAGTAGCTGGTTTATTCGGATGTCTGCGCTAAAAGATAAGTTGGTCAAAAACGGCGAAACCATCAATTGGGAACCAAAAACAATCAAAACCGGCCGAATGTTGGAATGGTTGGAAAACATCAAAGACTGGGCCATCTCTAGAGAGCGATATTGGGGCACACCTTTACCGATCTGGATTTGTCCGGAAAATCATCTTACTGTTATTGGTTCACTAAAAGAACTGTCTGATTTCGGAGGCAAGGCGCCTGACGATTTACATCGCCCGGAAATTGATTCCGTAAAATTCGCCTGCCCAACTTGCGGACAATTGGCGACACGAGTGCTTGAAGTGGCAGATGTGTGGTTAGATTCCGGGTCAATGCCGTTTGCTCAATGGGGCTATCCTCATTTGCCAGGCAGCCAAGAATTGGTGAAAAACCATTTTCCAGCTGATTACATTTCTGAGGCAATTGACCAGACCAGAGGTTGGTTTTATACACTTTTGGCCGTATCCACGCTGCTTGGCTTTGAGGCGCCATATAAAAATGTAATTTGCTTGGGGCATTTACTAGATGAACATGGCAAAAAGATGAGTAAATCTAAGGGTAATATTGTAGATCCAATGTTATTGCTAGATAAATATGGGGCAGATGCCATTAGATTATATTTCTATTCGGTTAACCCCCCGGGAGAGCCAAAACTGTTCGCGGAAAAAGATTTACAAACGGTACAACGGCGTACGTTAATGATACTGTGGAATATTTATAGCTATTTTGTGACATACGCCAATGAGTCAAAATGGGCTAAAAAAAATACCACCAAACCAAGCGACAACGTTTTGGATATTTGGATTAAATCTCGATTGAATCAGTTAGTTTTGGTAGTGACAAAGTCGTTAGACAAATATGATGTATTAACCGCATCACGCGAGATCATCGATTTTGTAGATGATTTATCAACGTGGTATTTGCGACGCAGCCGAAACAGAACTAATGAACTAAACTCCGAAACAGATAAAAATCATTTCTTTGATACAATGTTTGATGTATTGGTTACATTATCTAAAGTGATTGCACCGTTTACACCGTTTATTGCCGAAAAAATTCATACCGATTTGATAGGCGAGTCAGTCCATTTGCAACAATGGCCAAATTCAGAAACTGTGGACGAAAAAATCATACAAAGTATGAAAACAGTGCGGCAGATAGTTTCGGTTGGTTTGGAAGCGCGCATGGCCGCCGGTGTTAAAGTACGCCAGAAATTAGGCAAGGCTTATGTGCAATTAAAATCTGACGTATTGGTAGATTCAGATTTTACCAGTTTGATAACCGATGAGTTAAATATCGATAACATTGAATTTGTTACGACTGCTGTGTCTGATAAAAATTTGATTCAGTCTGGTTCCAATGCTATCAAATTGTGGCTTGATGCCACTATTACTTTGGAGCTGGAAAAAGACGGGATGATTCGCGAATTGGTGCGCAGTATTCAAGATTGGCGAAAAACTAACGCATTAACCGTTTCGGATACAATAAATGTGTTGTGGAATAGCAGCGACGAAATCATACAAAGTATGATGTCTGACCATCAGTATTTGGATATGGTGCAAAAGAGTACCAGATCTACTGTGAAGCATCAACCAAATTTGGGTGATCAATTTATCCAAGTAGATTTGAACGGTCGTAAGATAGACTTACAGTTTAAAAAGTAG